The Streptomyces halobius genomic interval CGGCTGCGCAACGCCCACCAGGTCGAGTCGCTGGTCGCCAATCTGATCTCGGTCAACCGCCGCTACAAGGCGCATGCGGGGCTGCGGGTGACGGATGTGTGAGGCCGGTTGCCGGTGAGGGGCTGAGGCCGGTTGCGGCGGCTGACGGGGAGGGCCGAGGCCGGTGGTCCGCACCGCTGACGGGCGCGCGTCGGGCATGGGGGACACTGGGGAGGACCGCACCACTCCCGACAGGAGCCGACTCGCATGCCCTCCGCCACCTCCCGCCCGGTCCCGCGCCTCGCCCTCTGGGCAGGCGTGGTGTGCGTCCTCGCCGTCGCCGCGGCCGTCGTCTCGTTCGTACGGGGCAGCTGGCTCGGCGTGGTCTGGATCCTGATGGCCGGTGTGTCCAGCAATATGGCGTGGTTCTATCTGCGCAAGGCGAAGGCGGAGCGGGCGGCGCGCGGGGAGGACGCGGCGGCGGGCTGAGGGGACCGCCGAGGCCGGGGCCGCGCGATTCGGCGCGGTTCACCGCGGACCGGCGCGCCTCACACCAGCCCGCCCAGCGGCGGCACCTCCGGTCCGCCCTGCCAGAAGCGGAAGTACTCCTGGCCCCAGTACGTGTCCCATGGGGAGATGCCCATGGCGCGCAGGATCGCGTCCACCGCGCTGAAGAAGACGTGGTTGATCTCCGGCACCCACAGCAGCCCGAAGACCGCCAGCAGCCCGAACGGTGCGAACGGCTCCACCTGGCGCCGGAAGCCGTGCGACAGCCAGGGCTCGATCACGCCGTAGCCGTCCAGCCCCGGCACCGGCAGGAAGTTCAGGATCGCGGCGGTGACCTGCAGCAGCGCCAGGAACGCCAGCGCGTACCGGAACGGGTCCGGCACCCCGGACATCTGCTTCAGCCAGAACGGCGCCGTCATCACCAGGGCGAACAGCACATTCGTCAGCGGCCCGGCCGCCGAGATCAGGCTGTGCCGCCAGCGCCCCTTGATCCGGCTGCGCTCGATGAACACCGCGCCGCCCGGCAGCCCGATCCCGCCCATGATCACGAAGAGCACCGGCAGCACGATGCTGAGCAGTGCGTGGGTGTATTTGAGGGGGTTCAGGGTGAGATACCCTTTCTCGCCGACCGAGAGGTCGCCGCTGTGCAGCGCGGTGCGCGCGTGGGCGTACTCATGCAGGCACAGCGACACCACCCAGCCGGACACCACGAACAGAAAGACCGCGAAGCCGGTGCTCGCGGCCGGCTGCCCGCTCCAGACGGCCCATGCGGACACCCCCATGACGGCGACGAGCGCGAGGAAGACCGGGCTGACCCGGCGGTCGGCGCGCGGGAATGCTGTGGTCATGGTGCGGGGCTCCCGGGGATGTCGTGGTGGGCAGCCATGACGGTATCCGTGGTGCGGCGGCCTGCGCACGGGCCCCGTCGGGTAATCCCGGCCACGGGACATGGCGAAGGGTCCGCGCAAGGGACCTGCCGAACGGGTCCGAGCCAAGGGCGGCGGCCGAAAGGTCAGCGCGCGAGGTCGGCCTGCCGAAAGGTCCGCGCGAGGGGGCCCGCTCGCCCCGCTCGGCTGCATCCGGTCATCGGACGGCGTCAGATCAGCGGCATCTGGTCATCGGACGGCGTCGGAGGGCCACCGGAGCAGCCGGCCGATGGCCTCGGGACAGCCGTCCGACGGCCATCGTGCCTGGTCATCGGCGTCTCTCGGCCTCCGGCCGCGGAAAACGACGCGCGGCACCGGGCGACTTCCGGGCAAGCTGGACCGGGGCGGTGCCCCCAAGGGGGGCGACAGGGACCCGGCGCCCGCCCCCAGGCGGGGCCCGGGGTGCCCGGCCCCGGCATCGGGTCTTTCCGGGGGCCGCATCGGGGTCTTTTCCGGGACCACATCGGGGCTTGTCCAGGGATACGAGGAGTGTGAGCGGAGCGTGGGCAGCACGGCCGTGACCGACAATGGCTCAGTGCGCTACGGAATTCTCGGCACGACCAGGGCCGACCGGGCCGACGGCACCCCCGTCGCCCTCGGTGGTGCACGCCTGCGTGCCCTGCTCACCGCCCTCGCCCTGCGGCCTGGGCGGGCGCTGACCTCGGACGCGCTGATCGCCGACATCTGGGGCATGGACCCGCCCGCCGACGCCGCCGGGGCCCTCCAGGCGCTTGTCGGCAGGCTCCGCCGCGCCCTGGGGCACGCCGCGGTCGCCTCCGTCGACGGCGGCTACCGGCTGTGCGCCGAGCCCGACGCCGTCGACCTGCACCGCTTCGAGCGGCTCACGGCGGAGGGCGGTCGGGCGCTCGCCGACGCGGACCCGGCCCGCGCCGCCGCCCTCCTCGACGACGCGCTGGCGCTCTGGCGCGGCCCGGCCCTGGCCGATCTGCCCGACGCGGGCGTGTCCGCCGCCCGCGCCGAGAGCCACCGGCTGGACGCCCGGCGCACCCGCCTCGCCGCCGAACTCGCCCTCGGCCGGGCCGGGCAGGCGCTGCCCACCCTCACCGCCCTGTGCCAGGACCACCCCCTCGACGAGCCGCTCCAGGCGCTGCGCCTGCGCGCCCTGCGCGACGCGGGCCGCAGCGCCGAGGCACTCGCCGCCTACGAGGAGATACGCACCGACCTCGCCGACCGCCTCGGCGCCGACCCCGGCCCGGAGCTGCGCGCCCTGCACACCGAGCTGCTGCGGCACACCACCATCGGCGCCACGGGTACCCCCGCCGAGCGTCCTGCCCCGCCGCCTCCCGTCCCGCTCCCCGCCGCCCGCCCCGGCAACCTCCGGGCCCGCCTCACCTCGTTCGTCGGACGGGACACCGACCTGGCAGCGCTCCGCGCCGACCTCGCCGCGCACCGCCTGGTGACGCTGCTGGGGCCCGGCGGCGCCGGCAAGACCCGGCTGTCGCAGGAGGGTGCCGAGGTCGCCGCGGCCGCCCTCCCGGACGCCTGGCCGCACGGCGTATGGCTGGCGGAGCTGGCCCCGCTGGACGATCCGCAGACCGTGCCCGAGGCGGTGCTCACCACGCTCGGCGCCCGCGAGACCGTCGTCCGCGGCACCACCGCCGAGGGCCTGCGCGCCGCCACCGACCCCACCGCCCTGGACCCGCTCGCCAGGCTCGCCGAGCTGTGCGCCGGCCGCCGGATGCTGCTGGTCCTCGACAACTGCGAGCATCTGATCGGCGCCGCCGCCGAGCTCGCGGAGCGGCTGCTCGCCGAATGCCCCGGCGTCACGGTGCTGGCGACGAGCCGCGAACCGCTGGCCGTACCGGGCGAGGTGCTGCGCCCCGTCGAGCCGCTGCCCGACCCGGTCGCGCTGCGGCTGCTCGCCGACCGCGGCGGCGCCGCCCGCCCCGGCTTCCGCGTCGAGGACGACCCGACCGCCTGCGCCGAGATCTGCCGCCGCCTGGACGGTCTGCCGCTCGCCATCGAACTCGCGGCCGCCCGGCTGCGGTTGATGACGCCACGTCAGCTCGCCGACCGCCTCGACGACCGCTTCCGGCTGCTGACCAGCGGCAGCCGCACCCTGCTGCCCCGGCAGCAGACCCTTCGCGCGGTCGTCGACTGGTCATGGGACCTGACGGACGAGCCCGAGCGCGCCGTGCTGCGCCGGCTGTCCGTGTTCGCCGGCGGCTGCGACCTGGGCGCGGCCGAGGACGTGTGCGCGGGTGACGGCGTCGACCGGCGCGAAGTGGCCGCGCTGCTCGGCTCGCTGATCGACAAGTCGCTGGTGGTGGCGGCCCCGGCGCCCGGGGGGCAGATGCGTTACCGGCTGCTGGAGACGGTGGCCGAGTACGCCGGTGAGCGGCTGGACCAGGCCGGCGAACGGGCCGCCGCCGAACGCCGCCACCTCGTCGCCTACCGTGAACTGGCCCGCGCGGCCGACCCGTTGCTGCGTGGCCCCGGCCAGCGCACCTGGTCCGAGCGGCTGGAGCTGGAACACGACAACCTGCGGACCGCGCTGCGCCGCGCCATCGCCGCCCGCGACGAGCACGAGGCGCTGTGCCTGGTGCTGTCCCTCCAGTGGTTCTGGTCGCTGCGCGATCACCGCAGCGACGCCCGCCACTGGTCGGCGGCAGCCGGGGCGCTCGGCCCCAACCCCTTTCTGTCGCCCGTCAAACCCGCCCCCGACCTGCCGGAACGGCCCATCGACGGGCCGCCGCCGCTGGACCCCGAACAGCTTCTGGAGGCCCGCCGGGAGGTCCGGCTGGTCCACCTCGCCAGCCTCGACAGCGATATCGAGGCGCTGCGGGCGCCGGGGATGCGGGAGGAGCTGGCCGGGATCCGCACCGCCTACCGCAGCGGGATGCCGCAGACCTGCAAGGTGCCGGGCGCCATGTGGTTCTACGCGGTGCTGATCACCGGTGCGTTCGAGGAGGTGGAGCAGCTGGTCGACGGCGCGGTGCGCGCCTGCCGCGACTTCGGCTACGACTGGGAGCTCGCCTTCGCGCTGCAACTGCGCTCCAAGGTCTTCAACGAGCGTCCCGGCGGGCTGGAGCGGGCGACACGGGACGCCGACGAGGCGCTGCGGATCTTCCTCCGGCTCGGCGACGCGTGGGGCGCGGCCGAGGCGCTGTCGGGGCGCGGCGAATCCCACGAGAAGCGCGGCGCGTACGCGCTCGCCGCGCAGGACTACCGCGCGGCGATGGTGCACGCCGAGGACCTGGGGGCGCACGGTCAGACCCTGATGCTGCGCACCAGGCTGGGCGGCGTCCTGATCGAGGACGGCCAGGAGGAGGCCGGCGAGCGGATGCTGCGGGAGGTGCTGGAGGCCGCCAAGGACCAGAACAGCGGCCGCGACGCGGTGCCGTTCGCCCATCTGATCCTCGCGATGTGGCTGACGGTCTCGGGGCGTACGCGGGAGGCCCGCGGTGAACTGCTCGCGGCGCGCGAGGTGCTGGGGCCGCGTGCCCCGGATCTGTTCGCCGGGATCGTGGAGTCGGGGCTGATCGGGCTGGAGGTGGACGAGGGGCGGCGCGGCCCGGATCTGCTGCCGAGATTCCGGAGGGCCCTGGAACTGCTGGAGGATCCGTGGACGGAGATCTTCGCCCCGGAGCTTCCGGTGATCCAACTCCTCACCGGGGCACGGGTGGTGATGGCCGCCCAGGGCGAGCGCGGCGCACGGACCGCGGCCCGGCTGCTGGGGGCGTACGACGCGCTGCGGGCGCCCGAGCCCGTACCGACGCTGATCGCCCGCACCGACCGGGCACGCACGGAGGCGGCGGCGCGCGCCGCGCTGGGTGACGCGGCGTACGAGTGGGGATACGCCGAAGGCGGCGGCCTCACTCTGGAGGAGGCCACCGCCCTCATCTGACGCGAGCCGGGCGAGGGCTGTGACTCCCGGGGCCACCGGGCCCCGGGCACGTCAGGTCTTGTCGCGGAACTTCCGGACCGCGAGCGGCATCGTCACGGCCGTGATGCCGACCGCCCAGCCGAGGGTGACCAGCGTCGGGTGCGCCACCGCGCCATCGCCCGTGATCAGCGCACGGGCCGCGTCCGCGAGGTTGGAGAGCGGGTTGACCTCGGTGAAGCCCTCCAGCCAGCCGGGCATCGACGTCGGCTTGGCGAAGATCGACGAGCCGAACTGCAGCGGCATCAGCACCAGCATCGCCACGCCCTGCACCGCCTGCGGGGTCTTCATGGCGAGCCCCAGCAGGATGAAGATCCACATCAGGGCGGCGCCGAAGACTATGGACAGCACGATCGAGCCGAGGAAGGCGAGGATGCCGCCCTTGATCTCCAGGCCCAGCAGAAAGCCCATACCGAGCAGGATCGCGATGGCGACCAGCATCCGGCCGACCTCGACGACGATCTTGGCGATCAGGACCGAGGACCGGGCTATCGGCATCGTCCGGAAACGGTCCATGACGCCCTTGCGGAAGTCCTCGTTGACGCCCGTGCCCACCGCCATGGCGATGTTCATGCCCATCATCGCCATCATGCCGGGCACCAGGTACTGGACGTATTCCTGCTGGTGGCCCTTGCCGAACATGGCGCCGCCGAAGACATACACGAACAGCAGGATGAAGATGACCGGCATCAGCACGGCGTCGAACATCGACTCCGGGTCGTGCTTGATCTGGAGGGCGTTGCGCCGCGCCAGTGCGCCGATGTGCCGCAGATTGGCACGCACGCCGATCCGGCCCTCGTCGGCGCCCGGCTTCACGCGCGGCGCCGTCACCGTTGCGGCCGTCATGCCGATACCTCCGCGTACTGCTTCTCGTCCGTCAGGTCGTCGATGGCCTCCGAGGTCTTCTGGCCGGTGATGGCCAGGAACACCTCGTCCAGGCTGGGGAGATGGGTGCTGATCCCGGCGAGGGTGAAACTCTGCTGGCCGAGCACATTGACCACGGCCGTCAGCTGTTCATCGCTGATGATCGGGACGTTGACCACACCCCCGTCGTGGTCGGCGGTCGCACCCGCGATGCCGTCCAG includes:
- a CDS encoding AfsR/SARP family transcriptional regulator — translated: MRYGILGTTRADRADGTPVALGGARLRALLTALALRPGRALTSDALIADIWGMDPPADAAGALQALVGRLRRALGHAAVASVDGGYRLCAEPDAVDLHRFERLTAEGGRALADADPARAAALLDDALALWRGPALADLPDAGVSAARAESHRLDARRTRLAAELALGRAGQALPTLTALCQDHPLDEPLQALRLRALRDAGRSAEALAAYEEIRTDLADRLGADPGPELRALHTELLRHTTIGATGTPAERPAPPPPVPLPAARPGNLRARLTSFVGRDTDLAALRADLAAHRLVTLLGPGGAGKTRLSQEGAEVAAAALPDAWPHGVWLAELAPLDDPQTVPEAVLTTLGARETVVRGTTAEGLRAATDPTALDPLARLAELCAGRRMLLVLDNCEHLIGAAAELAERLLAECPGVTVLATSREPLAVPGEVLRPVEPLPDPVALRLLADRGGAARPGFRVEDDPTACAEICRRLDGLPLAIELAAARLRLMTPRQLADRLDDRFRLLTSGSRTLLPRQQTLRAVVDWSWDLTDEPERAVLRRLSVFAGGCDLGAAEDVCAGDGVDRREVAALLGSLIDKSLVVAAPAPGGQMRYRLLETVAEYAGERLDQAGERAAAERRHLVAYRELARAADPLLRGPGQRTWSERLELEHDNLRTALRRAIAARDEHEALCLVLSLQWFWSLRDHRSDARHWSAAAGALGPNPFLSPVKPAPDLPERPIDGPPPLDPEQLLEARREVRLVHLASLDSDIEALRAPGMREELAGIRTAYRSGMPQTCKVPGAMWFYAVLITGAFEEVEQLVDGAVRACRDFGYDWELAFALQLRSKVFNERPGGLERATRDADEALRIFLRLGDAWGAAEALSGRGESHEKRGAYALAAQDYRAAMVHAEDLGAHGQTLMLRTRLGGVLIEDGQEEAGERMLREVLEAAKDQNSGRDAVPFAHLILAMWLTVSGRTREARGELLAAREVLGPRAPDLFAGIVESGLIGLEVDEGRRGPDLLPRFRRALELLEDPWTEIFAPELPVIQLLTGARVVMAAQGERGARTAARLLGAYDALRAPEPVPTLIARTDRARTEAAARAALGDAAYEWGYAEGGGLTLEEATALI
- a CDS encoding ABC transporter permease yields the protein MTAATVTAPRVKPGADEGRIGVRANLRHIGALARRNALQIKHDPESMFDAVLMPVIFILLFVYVFGGAMFGKGHQQEYVQYLVPGMMAMMGMNIAMAVGTGVNEDFRKGVMDRFRTMPIARSSVLIAKIVVEVGRMLVAIAILLGMGFLLGLEIKGGILAFLGSIVLSIVFGAALMWIFILLGLAMKTPQAVQGVAMLVLMPLQFGSSIFAKPTSMPGWLEGFTEVNPLSNLADAARALITGDGAVAHPTLVTLGWAVGITAVTMPLAVRKFRDKT
- a CDS encoding site-2 protease family protein — its product is MTTAFPRADRRVSPVFLALVAVMGVSAWAVWSGQPAASTGFAVFLFVVSGWVVSLCLHEYAHARTALHSGDLSVGEKGYLTLNPLKYTHALLSIVLPVLFVIMGGIGLPGGAVFIERSRIKGRWRHSLISAAGPLTNVLFALVMTAPFWLKQMSGVPDPFRYALAFLALLQVTAAILNFLPVPGLDGYGVIEPWLSHGFRRQVEPFAPFGLLAVFGLLWVPEINHVFFSAVDAILRAMGISPWDTYWGQEYFRFWQGGPEVPPLGGLV